One Neoarius graeffei isolate fNeoGra1 chromosome 19, fNeoGra1.pri, whole genome shotgun sequence genomic region harbors:
- the LOC132867941 gene encoding hyaluronidase-5-like, giving the protein MCHPNERGHRSYLLILTLSVNLYLGTALSLPFTAAPIFKDTPFAVIWNAPTHVCQNLEIPLDFSSFQAVTTPANKPNQFLFLFYSNRLGLYPYTEPSSGRQFNGGIPQKGNLTASLVKAYYDIIQDIPDITPGLSVIDWEQWRPLWARNWDSKNIYRKLSIQYAEETNPLLSSSEAASVAMQQFQNAAQAYMEKTMQLGIKLRPNYLWGFYLFPDCYNYGWDEPGYTGDCPAIEKSRNNELLWLWESSTALYPSAYLKVGLREQPEAALFVRGIVNEAVRVSALPKSLYTAPIYVYLRPVFRDQNKIFLSEADLVHTIGESAALGASGAVLWGASADYNSNSSCEALAAYLPSTLNPYVANVTAAAKLCSQTLCQSNGRCVRQNPDSADYLYLNPNNFSIQQRDGKYVAVGVPSQSDLNVFVNRFTCQCYVGQVCSASTSISVPKTPVVIQV; this is encoded by the exons ATGTGTCATCCCAATGAGAGAGGACATCGCTCTTACCTGCTTATTTTAACACTTTCTGTCAACCTCTACCTCGGCACTGCCTTGTCGCTTCCCTTCACAGCTGCTCCAATCTTTAAGGATACACCTTTTGCAGTCATATGGAATGCACCTACGCATGTGTGCCAAAACCTCGAGATTCCATTGGACTTTTCTAGTTTTCAAGCAGTGACCACACCAGCCAATAAACCTAATCAGTTTCTTTTCCTCTTCTATTCCAATCGGCTTGGACTATATCCATACACAGAGCCTAGTTCAGGGAGGCAGTTTAATGGTGGCATTCCACAAAAAGGAAACCTGACAGCCAGTCTTGTGAAAGCCTATTATGATATCATCCAGGATATTCCTGATATCACCCCAGGATTGTCTGTGATTGACTGGGAGCAATGGCGGCCACTGTGGGCCAGGAATTGGGATTCCAAAAATATTTATCGGAAGCTTTCCATTCAGTATGCAGAGGAAACTAATCCACTTCTGTCCTCCAGTGAGGCTGCTTCTGTTGCTATGCAGCAATTTCAGAATGCAGCTCAGGCGTACATGGAGAAAACCATGCAGCTGGGAATCAAACTGCGTCCAAATTACCTCTGGGGCTTCTACCTATTTCCAGATTGCTACAACTATGGTTGGGATGAACCAGGCTACACAGGTGATTGCCCGGCGATTGAGAAAAGCCGCAACAACGAGCTCCTTTGGCTGTGGGAGTCCAGTACAGCTTTATATCCCTCAGCATATTTGAAGGTTGGCTTGAGGGAACAACCTGAAGCAGCTCTGTTTGTCCGGGGTATTGTAAATGAAGCTGTGAGGGTGTCTGCTCTTCCAAAGTCTCTCTACACTGCACCAATTTATGTTTACTTACGTCCTGTCTTCCGTGATCAGAACAAAATATTTCTGAGTGAG GCAGATCTAGTCCATACTATTGGAGAGAGCGCAGCTTTAGGTGCATCAGGTGCAGTGCTCTGGGGTGCAAGTGCTGACTACAACAGCAAT TCCTCATGCGAAGCACTGGCTGCTTATCTGCCCTCTACGCTGAACCCTTATGTGGCCAACGTAACTGCAGCTGCAAAACTCTGCAGTCAGACCCTGTGCCAAAGCAACGGTCGCTGTGTTCGCCAGAACCCCGATTCAGCTGACTACCTGTACCTGAACCCAAATAACTTCAGCATTCAACAGCGTGATGGCAAATATGTGGCTGTTGGTGTGCCTTCCCAAAGTGATCTTAATGTCTTTGTAAACAGATTTACCTGTCAGTGTTATGTCGGTCAAGTGTGTTCTGCCAGTACATCCATTTCAGTGCCTAAGACTCCAGTAGTTATTCAAGTGTGA
- the LOC132867942 gene encoding hyaluronidase-5-like, with the protein MCHPIERGHRFCLLILTLSVNIYLGTALSLPFTAAPIFKDIPFAVIWNAPTHVCRNLKIPLDFSSFQAATTPASEPNQFLFLFYSNRLGLYPYTEPSSGRQFNGGIPHKGNLTASLVKAYNDIIQYVPKVTPGLAVIDWEQWCPLWARNWASKNIYRKLSFQYAKEINPLLSSSETTSVAMQQFQNAAKAYMEKTMQLGIKLRPNYLWGFYLFPDCYNYSWDEPGYTGECPVIEKCRNNALLWLWESSTALYPSAYLKVSLREQPEAALFVRGIVKEAVRVSALPKSCYTTPIYVYLRPVFSDQNKIFLTEADLVHTIGESAALGASGAVLWGASADYNSKSSCEALAAYLPSTLNPYVANVTAAAKLCSQTLCQSNGRCVRQNPDSADYLYLNPNNFSIQQRDGKYVAVGVPSQSDLNVFVNRFTCQCYVGQVCSASTSISVPKTPVVIQV; encoded by the exons ATGTGTCATCCCATTGAGAGAGGACATCGTTTTTGCCTGCTCATTTTAACACTTTCTGTAAACATCTACCTCGGCACTGCCTTGTCTCTTCCTTTCACAGCTGCTCCAATCTTTAAGGATATACCTTTTGCAGTCATATGGAATGCACCTACGCATGTGTGCCGAAACCTCAAGATTCCATTGGACTTTTCTAGTTTTCAAGCAGCAACCACACCAGCCAGTGAACCTAATCAGTTTCTTTTCCTCTTCTACTCCAATCGGCTTGGACTATATCCATACACAGAGCCTAGTTCAGGGAGGCAGTTTAATGGCGGCATTCCACATAAAGGAAACCTGACAGCCAGTCTTGTGAAAGCCTATAATGATATCATCCAGTATGTTCCTAAGGTCACCCCAGGATTGGCTGTGATTGACTGGGAGCAATGGTGTCCACTGTGGGCCAGGAATTGGgcctccaaaaacatttatcggaAGCTTTCCTTTCAGTATGCAAAGGAAATTAATCCACTTCTGTCATCCAGTGAGACTACTTCTGTTGCTATGCAGCAATTTCAGAATGCAGCTAAGGCGTACATGGAGAAAACCATGCAGCTGGGAATCAAACTGCGTCCAAATTACCTCTGGGGCTTCTACCTGTTTCCAGATTGCTACAACTATAGTTGGGATGAACCAGGCTACACAGGTGAATGTCCAGTGATTGAGAAATGCCGCAACAATGCGCTCCTTTGGCTGTGGGAGTCCAGTACAGCTTTATATCCCTCAGCATATTTGAAGGTCAGTCTGAGGGAACAACCTGAAGCAGCTCTGTTTGTCCGGGGTATTGTAAAGGAAGCTGTGAGGGTGTCTGCTCTTCCAAAGTCCTGCTACACTACACCAATTTATGTTTACTTACGTCCTGTCTTCAGTGATCAGAACAAAATATTTCTGACGGAG GCAGATCTAGTCCATACTATTGGAGAGAGCGCAGCTTTAGGTGCATCAGGTGCAGTGCTCTGGGGTGCAAGTGCTGACTACAACAGCAAG TCCTCATGTGAAGCACTGGCTGCTTATCTGCCCTCTACGCTGAACCCTTATGTGGCCAACGTAACTGCAGCTGCAAAACTCTGCAGTCAGACCCTGTGCCAAAGCAACGGTCGCTGTGTCCGCCAGAACCCCGATTCAGCTGACTACCTGTACCTGAACCCAAATAACTTCAGTATTCAACAGCGTGATGGCAAATATGTGGCTGTTGGTGTGCCTTCCCAAAGTGATCTTAATGTCTTTGTAAACAGATTTACCTGTCAGTGTTATGTGGGTCAAGTGTGTTCTGCCAGTACATCCATTTCAGTGCCTAAGACTCCAGTAGTTATTCAAGTGTGA